A genomic segment from uncultured Desulfuromonas sp. encodes:
- a CDS encoding carbonic anhydrase, protein MNVGLSVSRYLLSVMLSSVLCVSVCWASGHEEPSVGHASSAEAVAKGKPSPDEAIKLLQQGNKRFVTGESRHPHMDSARIIQAGREDQGDHAYATVITCSDSRVPVELIFDAGIMDIFVIRVAGNVVDVDEAGSIEYGLSHVNTPVLVVLGHTQCGAVTAVTAAMTGHGHPLECNIPPLVDNIQPAVQKTLDHYPGAPTQDIIRFAIEENVWQGIRELFMRSPSTRDLVKNGQAKVVGAIYNVGTGKVKWLPEDKTFSLLRDVEQDPEKTKAIAAH, encoded by the coding sequence ATGAACGTAGGGTTGTCTGTCAGTCGTTATTTGTTGTCCGTAATGTTGAGTAGTGTTCTGTGTGTGTCTGTGTGTTGGGCCTCCGGTCACGAGGAACCTTCAGTGGGCCATGCCAGCTCGGCTGAAGCGGTGGCGAAGGGCAAACCGTCGCCCGATGAAGCGATTAAGCTTTTGCAACAAGGCAATAAACGTTTTGTGACTGGGGAATCTCGACATCCCCATATGGATTCAGCGCGCATTATTCAAGCTGGCCGTGAAGACCAAGGGGATCATGCCTATGCGACGGTGATTACCTGTTCAGACTCACGTGTGCCGGTCGAGTTGATTTTTGATGCAGGGATTATGGATATTTTCGTGATTCGTGTTGCCGGAAACGTTGTTGATGTTGATGAGGCCGGGTCGATCGAATATGGCTTGTCTCACGTCAACACACCTGTTCTTGTAGTGCTGGGACACACCCAATGTGGTGCAGTGACTGCGGTGACTGCAGCCATGACTGGACATGGTCATCCTCTGGAATGCAATATCCCGCCACTGGTTGACAATATCCAGCCCGCGGTTCAAAAGACTCTTGATCATTATCCCGGCGCACCGACTCAGGATATTATTCGTTTTGCCATCGAAGAAAATGTCTGGCAAGGTATCCGTGAATTGTTTATGCGTAGTCCTTCTACCCGGGATCTGGTCAAAAATGGTCAGGCGAAAGTTGTTGGCGCCATTTACAATGTTGGCACCGGCAAAGTAAAATGGTTGCCCGAGGATAAAACGTTTTCCCTTCTCAGAGACGTTGAGCAAGATCCAGAAAAAACAAAAGCGATAGCTGCGCATTAA
- a CDS encoding tetratricopeptide repeat protein, translating to MKMSRSYSVLFLLLIAITMLCGCSRPGENAFNKGIEAQRDNQLELAKKLFYDALKENPSLAEAHINLGYIYLREKNYDKAWEETTIGLEKIKKTRETIVMGESWEDQAALAYNNLAKVVFEKAILAQKAGLSEEQKRHQEHTLSLLNQALELAPDLEMSQKNLAYVQRWIKEQ from the coding sequence ATGAAAATGTCGCGTTCCTATTCGGTACTGTTTCTTCTTCTCATCGCCATCACAATGCTTTGTGGCTGCAGTCGTCCCGGAGAAAACGCGTTCAACAAAGGGATCGAAGCGCAAAGAGACAATCAACTGGAACTGGCCAAAAAACTTTTTTATGACGCGTTAAAAGAGAACCCTTCTCTCGCGGAAGCCCATATCAATCTGGGTTACATCTATTTACGTGAGAAAAATTACGATAAGGCATGGGAGGAAACGACCATCGGTCTGGAGAAGATCAAAAAAACTCGCGAGACCATTGTGATGGGAGAATCCTGGGAAGATCAAGCCGCTCTAGCGTACAACAATCTTGCGAAAGTGGTCTTTGAAAAAGCCATTCTGGCTCAAAAAGCAGGCCTTAGCGAAGAACAGAAGCGCCATCAGGAACATACGTTGTCACTTCTCAACCAGGCCTTGGAACTGGCTCCGGATCTGGAAATGAGCCAAAAAAATCTGGCCTATGTTCAACGCTGGATCAAGGAGCAATAA
- a CDS encoding ParB/RepB/Spo0J family partition protein — MMNHTDYIEDQLYELDLSLLSPDPDQPRKHFDEKALEELKETICQHGVLQPVLFTLTDSGQHRLISGERRFRASKLAGLTHIPAIYKKQASLEVALIENIVRENLSPIEEAEAIQRLLDDNICRQKDLPQKLGKAKSTISEILSLNRLPDEIKNDCRSNNLVPRGILVEVAKKRKKHTMLSLYDKYKERGLTRGEVRKVSRQTRKTSPGTALQKSIDQVMRKIELAYELGFNDDDEKQRIESQLLELKKQIDALVKQRGKNLSDAPQQTLEFNF, encoded by the coding sequence ATGATGAATCATACGGATTACATTGAGGACCAGCTTTATGAACTCGACCTGTCGCTGTTAAGTCCCGACCCGGATCAACCGCGTAAACATTTTGACGAGAAAGCGCTGGAAGAACTCAAAGAAACCATCTGTCAACACGGCGTATTGCAACCGGTTCTCTTTACCCTGACTGACAGTGGACAACATCGGCTGATTTCCGGTGAAAGACGGTTCAGGGCATCTAAACTTGCCGGATTAACACACATTCCAGCAATTTATAAAAAGCAGGCCAGTCTTGAAGTGGCCTTAATTGAAAACATCGTCAGGGAGAATCTTTCTCCGATCGAAGAAGCTGAAGCCATTCAGCGGCTGCTCGATGATAATATCTGTCGGCAAAAAGATCTTCCACAGAAGCTTGGCAAAGCCAAATCAACCATCAGTGAAATTCTCTCTCTCAACCGTCTTCCTGATGAAATCAAAAATGATTGCCGCAGCAACAACCTGGTGCCGCGTGGCATTCTGGTCGAAGTCGCTAAAAAGAGAAAAAAGCACACCATGCTTTCTTTGTACGATAAATACAAGGAACGCGGCCTGACGCGAGGCGAAGTCCGCAAAGTTTCTCGCCAAACCCGCAAAACATCTCCAGGAACAGCACTGCAGAAATCGATTGATCAGGTGATGCGCAAAATAGAACTGGCTTACGAATTGGGGTTCAATGATGATGACGAAAAGCAGCGCATTGAATCACAACTTCTCGAGCTGAAAAAACAGATCGACGCGTTGGTCAAACAACGCGGAAAAAATCTGTCTGACGCCCCGCAACAAACACTGGAATTCAATTTTTAA
- a CDS encoding CAAX prenyl protease-related protein, producing MAAFYRSNWFPYVLPFLLYLALAQAEEFLPHWHDHLYCARVLICAGLILMWRRHFQAELTQKITARQYFYALLAGTLSFSLWPVAVHENLIHLVQPTASTYPVPVSLLLQGIALAGFVFVFPIMNELFWRSFMLRYFISADFRSVPLGTFQLFSVVGVTILSGLAFRYGLVLGGVSLIMSLLLMWQKNLRCCIVAHSICQILVGTYIMMMHSALF from the coding sequence ATGGCTGCATTTTATCGTTCAAACTGGTTTCCTTACGTCCTGCCCTTCCTTCTTTATCTGGCGCTGGCGCAAGCTGAAGAATTTCTCCCCCATTGGCATGACCATCTCTATTGTGCACGTGTGCTCATCTGCGCCGGCCTCATCCTAATGTGGCGTCGGCATTTTCAGGCTGAACTCACACAAAAGATAACTGCGAGACAGTACTTTTATGCCTTACTTGCTGGCACACTGTCATTTTCTTTGTGGCCTGTCGCCGTGCACGAGAATCTGATCCATTTAGTCCAGCCGACTGCCTCGACCTATCCTGTGCCGGTGTCTCTTCTTTTACAGGGGATTGCGTTGGCAGGTTTTGTCTTTGTCTTCCCTATAATGAACGAATTGTTCTGGCGTTCTTTCATGTTGCGCTATTTTATTTCAGCTGACTTTCGATCTGTTCCTCTAGGGACATTTCAACTGTTTTCAGTTGTTGGGGTCACGATTCTCTCCGGGCTGGCTTTTCGGTACGGTCTTGTTCTGGGAGGCGTGTCGCTGATCATGAGTTTATTGTTGATGTGGCAGAAGAATCTGCGCTGCTGTATAGTGGCACACAGCATCTGCCAGATTCTTGTCGGCACCTACATCATGATGATGCATTCAGCTCTTTTTTGA
- a CDS encoding NUDIX domain-containing protein: MFEIVDENDDVVGLKPRNVCHGNPEFVHRVAHVLLFNSRGELLLQKRSPTKDVQPGKWDTSVGGHVDPGEDYLQAAYREMKEEVGVSDVTLTPLYPSKIRNDFESENVMTYLVVYDGEICFNRAEIDAVKFWSVQEIQFALGSGVFTPNFEEEWQLWLGYSQADSKG; the protein is encoded by the coding sequence ATGTTTGAAATTGTTGATGAGAATGATGACGTTGTTGGCCTGAAACCACGAAACGTATGTCATGGAAATCCTGAGTTTGTTCATCGTGTTGCGCATGTGCTGCTGTTTAATAGCCGTGGCGAACTTTTGTTGCAAAAGCGTTCACCGACCAAAGATGTACAACCGGGAAAATGGGATACCAGTGTTGGTGGGCATGTTGATCCAGGTGAAGATTATCTTCAGGCCGCTTATCGTGAGATGAAAGAGGAGGTTGGTGTCAGCGATGTGACCTTAACCCCTTTGTATCCATCCAAAATACGAAATGACTTTGAATCGGAAAATGTCATGACGTATCTAGTGGTTTATGATGGTGAAATCTGCTTTAATCGAGCTGAAATTGACGCAGTCAAATTCTGGTCGGTACAAGAAATTCAGTTCGCACTGGGCTCGGGTGTTTTTACGCCGAATTTCGAGGAAGAATGGCAGTTGTGGTTAGGGTATTCTCAAGCGGACTCAAAGGGCTGA
- a CDS encoding P-II family nitrogen regulator has protein sequence MKKVEAIIKPFKLDEVKEALSEIGIQGITVSEVKGFGRQKGHTELYRGAEYVVDFIPKIKMEIIVSDDIVAKVIEQIAEAAKTGRIGDGKIFVTPVEEVVRIRTGETGDDAL, from the coding sequence ATGAAAAAAGTGGAAGCTATTATCAAACCGTTCAAGCTTGATGAAGTTAAAGAAGCTTTGAGCGAGATCGGAATTCAGGGAATTACCGTCAGTGAGGTGAAGGGTTTCGGCCGCCAAAAAGGCCATACCGAGCTGTACCGTGGTGCTGAATATGTTGTTGACTTCATCCCTAAAATCAAGATGGAGATCATTGTTTCCGACGATATTGTCGCCAAAGTTATTGAGCAGATCGCTGAAGCCGCCAAAACCGGGCGTATCGGTGATGGTAAAATCTTTGTGACACCGGTTGAGGAAGTCGTTCGTATCCGTACCGGTGAAACAGGTGATGATGCGTTATAA